DNA from Acidobacteriota bacterium:
CGCAGATCGGAAAGGCCTTCCGCAACGAGGTCACGCCCAGGAACTACACCTTCCGCACACGCGAGTTCGAGCAGATGGAGATGGAGTTCTTCTGCCATCCGTCCGAGGCCAGGCTCTGGTTCGAGTACTGGACGAAGCAACGGATGGACTGGTGGAGCGATCTCGGTCTGGCCGGCGACCGGCTGCGCCTGCGCCGGCACGAGGCGTCCGAGCTCGCGCACTACGCCCAGACCGGCGAGGGCACCTTTGACGTCGAGTACCGGTATCCGTTCACCGAGCCGGACTACGGCGAGCTGGAAGGCGTGGCCCACCGCGGCAGCTTCGACCTGGAGCAGCACCAGGAATGGAGCGGCGTGAAGCTGGAGACGTTCGATCCGGAGACGCGGGAACGGTTCGTGCCGCACGTGATCGAACCCGCCGCCGGCCTCACCCGCGGCGTCCTGGCCCTCCTCTGCGAGGCCTACTCGGTCGACGAGAGCCGGCCTTCCTCCGAACTGATGCGCTTCCCTCACCGCCTGGCGCCAATCCACGCCGGCGTCTTCCCTCTGGTCAACAAGGGCGGCATGCCGGAGATCGCGGAGGCCCTCTACCTCGAGCTGCGTCGCCGCTACCGCATCCAGTACGACGCGAAACAATCGATCGGCAAGCGCTATGCGCGGATGGACGAGGCCGGGACCCCTTACTGCTTCACCGTCGACGGCCAGACGCTGGAGGACCGGACGGTCACCGTGCGGGACCGCGACACGGGCGCTCAGGAAAGGCTGTCGGTCGATGCCGTGTCACGCTACCTGGACGAGCGCCTCAGCCTCTGAGCTCAGCCTCTGAAGCGTGCCATTCTGGCGCGGTGCGCCGTTGCCGCCACTCGATGGCGGCAACGGCGACCAGGAGAACAAACTGAGGAAGTGGCGCGGAGGAGGTCCGGTTGGAGGGATTCTGGAAGGGCTCGTCGCGTCTTGAACGCGCGAGCTGGAGGTTCCGAGCAGGAGGCTCTACCGGCATATGGGCACTGGCAAACGGCTGACCAAGCGTGTCGAGTAACGCGGCCGTGCCGCCGGTTCGCTCGCTGTTGGGGAAGGAATCTGTTTGAGGGGGACCTCCTCCGATGGTTTCCACATCTTCGGGATGACGCTTGCAATCCCGACACCCAAAGGAAGAAGCAAGGTCCGTGCCAGGTCCGCTAAACGGCGCGTTCGTGCGTCGCCCGCCGCGGATCCTCGATGCGGATCAACTTCCGCAGGGCCAGCAGATGCAGCACGGTCGCCACCAGGAAGACACTCTCGATCGGGGCCACCTGGCTGACCACCCCGGCGGTCAGGAACCCCGCCACGCCGCTCGCCTCGGCCAGCGAGTGGGTGGCAGCGATCCGCATGGGACGGTCCCGCTCGCGGCCGAACTCGAGGACGAGATTCTGGGACGCCAGCATCACGCCGGAGAACCCCGCCCCTACCAGCAGGAAGACCGCGTACGCGATCGGAAAGGCCGGCGCCCAGAGCACGGTCAGGCTGCCGAGAATCCAGGAACCAAGCGCCAGCACGTACACGGCGCGGTACCCGGAGCGGTCCCCAAGCAGGCCCCACATCAGCGCGCCCACGGACTGCGCCGCCGCGAAGGTGACGGTCAGACCGGCCAGACGCGTACCGCTGACGCCGAACCGCTCGCCGACCAGCAGGACGTAGAACGGCAGGGCGCCCCGGGCGGCGCCCGTCAGCAGCCGCGCCGAAAGGAAGCGGGCGTAGTGGGGGTCGGAGCGCAGGAGATCCGGCAACTTGCCGAGCCGGGCGCGCAGGTCGAGTCCCGCGTCGTGGACATCGAGGGCCGCGGGCTCGCGAATGAAACCCATGAACGCCAGCCCGGTCGCCGCCAGCAGCGCGGCGCCCAGGAAGGTCAGGCCGTAGCCGCGGGGAAAACCGTACTCGTCGAGCACCCAGCCCGCGGCCACCGAGAGCAGGATCACCGAGATGCCCGCGGCCAGGTTTCGCGTTCCCTGGAGCCGCCCGCGACGACCGACGGGTACGGACTTCGCGAACAGCAGGTTGAACGCGACCATCTGCATGCCGCTCGAGAGGCCCCACATCAGCAGCACGGGCCAGACCAGGAACACCGCGACCTCCACCGGAGCGAAGAGCGCCAGCAGGGCCAGCAGCAGCACCTGGAGCCGCATCAGGCCGCCGAACAGCAACGCCACCCACTTGACGTGGCTGCGGTGCTCGACGAACGCGGCGCTCAGAAGCGGCGACACGAACATGCCCAGGCTCTGACAGGCGGAAGCCAGGCCCACCGCCGCATTGGCGCCGGTCAGAAG
Protein-coding regions in this window:
- a CDS encoding glycine--tRNA ligase, encoding MSQPTGSERMERIVALAKRRGFVFPASEIYGGINGFWDYGPLGVQLKNNLRDAWWRDMVESPPIGPDGTPLSIVGIDSSIIQNPRAWEASGHVGGFSDPMVDCRETKARFRADHLHVLRPKRELEAPAYFAYLEGEPEPAVKTARKAMRGRPSLDDFESLPLSELDESERAHVWAPGASEAGTLTEARDFNLMFKTFVGAASGEENTAYLRPETAQGIFLNYKGVLDTSRVRLPFGIAQIGKAFRNEVTPRNYTFRTREFEQMEMEFFCHPSEARLWFEYWTKQRMDWWSDLGLAGDRLRLRRHEASELAHYAQTGEGTFDVEYRYPFTEPDYGELEGVAHRGSFDLEQHQEWSGVKLETFDPETRERFVPHVIEPAAGLTRGVLALLCEAYSVDESRPSSELMRFPHRLAPIHAGVFPLVNKGGMPEIAEALYLELRRRYRIQYDAKQSIGKRYARMDEAGTPYCFTVDGQTLEDRTVTVRDRDTGAQERLSVDAVSRYLDERLSL
- a CDS encoding MFS transporter translates to MSSADRGHSRLDRRRNYAALLAHGLLGMTGFRLLQAPTFLPTYINLLTGANAAVGLASACQSLGMFVSPLLSAAFVEHRSHVKWVALLFGGLMRLQVLLLALLALFAPVEVAVFLVWPVLLMWGLSSGMQMVAFNLLFAKSVPVGRRGRLQGTRNLAAGISVILLSVAAGWVLDEYGFPRGYGLTFLGAALLAATGLAFMGFIREPAALDVHDAGLDLRARLGKLPDLLRSDPHYARFLSARLLTGAARGALPFYVLLVGERFGVSGTRLAGLTVTFAAAQSVGALMWGLLGDRSGYRAVYVLALGSWILGSLTVLWAPAFPIAYAVFLLVGAGFSGVMLASQNLVLEFGRERDRPMRIAATHSLAEASGVAGFLTAGVVSQVAPIESVFLVATVLHLLALRKLIRIEDPRRATHERAV